From a region of the Haematobia irritans isolate KBUSLIRL chromosome 4, ASM5000362v1, whole genome shotgun sequence genome:
- the ntc gene encoding nutcracker encodes MDGIPLHLENILKHFEGTTLSQAELIFLIAYAVSLESGFVSQEGYEESERYLIRPSPTASYHSKNVLRLSRIPPKYVKMEDSIRFSLKLYTFVDLKETSPDEIYSLLVGFVSGDFLILSLSPANTTGARGYSIALSIGRYVLATHRKDKPLFQRFRKLDELSLFLRDSLFTPMRNQHLRSLEAYMYPSLEGIPPEMYDNILKYLNRNQLRILLNVNKTLYNLTACSKHMLKYL; translated from the coding sequence ATGGATGGTATTCCCTtgcatttggaaaatatattgaaaCATTTTGAAGGCACAACGCTCTCCCAAgcagaattaatatttttgattgCCTATGCAGTTAGCTTGGAATCGGGATTTGTTAGCCAGGAAGGTTATGAAGAAAGTGAGAGATATCTTATACGTCCTTCTCCCACTGCGTCTTATCATTCCAAAAATGTATTACGATTAAGTCGGATACCTCCGAAATATGTAAAAATGGAGGATTCAATAAGGTTTTCCCTAAAGCTTTATACTTTTGTGGATTTGAAGGAAACATCTCCGGATGAAATATACTCCTTACTGGTTGGTTTTGTAAGCGGAGATTTTTTGATTCTTTCTTTATCACCGGCTAATACAACAGGTGCGAGGGGATATAGCATTGCACTCTCCATTGGTCGATATGTTTTGGCTACGCATCGTAAGGATAAGCCATTGTTTCAGCGAtttcgcaaattggatgaacttTCCTTATTCCTGCGGGATAGCCTTTTTACACCCATGCGGAATCAACACTTACGATCACTAGAAGCTTATATGTATCCCTCATTGGAGGGTATACCCCCAGAAATGTACgataatatattgaaatatcTGAACCGTAATCAATTAAGAATATTGCTTAATGTTAATAAAACCTTGTATAATTTAACCGCATGCAGCAAGCACATGTTGAAATATCTGTAG